The proteins below are encoded in one region of Effusibacillus dendaii:
- a CDS encoding tyrosine-protein phosphatase — protein sequence MIDMHCHLLPGVDDGAMTMEESIEMARIAAADGITDIVATPHTYNGLHQISGEKILESVKLLQTELDARNISIRIHPGSEIHLHKDLLFHLEQNHCMTYCNAKKYILLELPSHEIPAEFDQQIDKLKKLKLTPIIAHPERNMVLRKRPDILQNWIEHGVISQLTARSITGQSGGLMQRTAVEFIKNRFVHVIGSDAHNCSGKRPELRSAFEKLAELFSKKETDRFHSNAMAVINGENIQV from the coding sequence ATGATCGATATGCATTGCCATCTGTTGCCTGGGGTGGATGACGGCGCTATGACGATGGAAGAATCGATTGAGATGGCAAGGATAGCGGCAGCGGATGGTATCACCGATATTGTGGCAACCCCGCATACGTATAACGGGTTGCATCAGATTTCGGGCGAAAAAATCCTGGAGTCTGTTAAACTGCTGCAGACAGAACTGGATGCGCGCAACATTTCAATACGCATTCATCCGGGCTCGGAAATCCACCTGCATAAGGATTTGCTTTTTCATCTGGAACAAAATCATTGTATGACCTATTGCAACGCCAAAAAGTACATTTTGCTGGAACTTCCCTCCCATGAAATTCCGGCAGAATTCGATCAACAGATAGATAAATTGAAAAAACTCAAACTTACCCCTATTATCGCCCACCCGGAAAGGAATATGGTGCTTCGAAAGCGGCCGGATATTTTGCAAAACTGGATTGAACACGGGGTCATTTCTCAATTGACAGCCCGCTCAATTACAGGTCAGTCTGGCGGCCTTATGCAAAGAACGGCTGTCGAATTTATTAAAAATCGGTTTGTTCATGTCATTGGTTCGGATGCGCATAATTGTTCAGGAAAAAGACCGGAATTGCGCAGCGCTTTTGAAAAACTGGCAGAATTGTTTTCCAAAAAGGAGACAGATCGCTTCCATTCTAATGCGATGGCGGTAATCAACGGGGAGAACATACAGGTTTAG
- the modA gene encoding molybdate ABC transporter substrate-binding protein: MLSFQLRKQLRNFTVDITHQIDKETLVLIGHSGCGKSTTLKMLSGLLAPDEGFIHLNGRVLYDTQNKINLAPEHRNIGYVFQNYALFPHLTVTENVAYGISRLDREEKMARVNETLDFLGIQSLSQAKPAMLSGGEQQRVALARALVTRPQLLLLDEPLSALDISTRSFVRTELKEILRKLSIPTIIVTHDYEDARVLADRIAVMDHGEILQSGTDREISEYPASSFVAEFTGTNLLPVPARATTNHPDSAKETHAAFHPWSVAVSFQPTASGYEWQGKISDITRFGGYARLHIEGSEPFFADIQADQLNSRGYQPGDTVHVTVHPDHVRLVTPSLSSFSRSNGNGDAQTANAKIAPKGRKRLIASLLGLVAAVVFVAGFGLFSAKSGNSSHQIHMVAFVAANATDPFNETIVAFKNQHPGLQLEATYAGTQVLRTQLENGAKADLFLSADQDHIQAVQNEGLIDRYDPVSRGHEVIVVPRSNPAGIHSLQDLATKPSKLIIGTDSVPIGKYTRQVFEKASQQDLGPQFPKEVMSHVVSMESNVKQVLQKVALGEADAGIVYRTDVTPNFADKLDIIEIPPRYNVAATNYIAVMKNTPNPELANELKKFMLSEEGQKLFQKYGYDNLK, from the coding sequence TTGTTATCGTTTCAACTTCGCAAGCAATTGCGTAATTTTACAGTTGATATCACACACCAGATTGACAAAGAGACGCTGGTCCTGATCGGACATTCGGGCTGCGGCAAAAGCACCACGCTGAAAATGCTGTCCGGGCTTTTGGCCCCCGATGAAGGCTTCATCCATTTAAACGGCCGGGTGTTGTACGACACGCAAAACAAAATAAATCTTGCGCCGGAGCATCGCAACATCGGGTATGTATTTCAAAACTATGCGCTGTTTCCCCATCTCACCGTTACGGAAAACGTGGCATACGGTATTTCCCGACTTGACCGGGAAGAAAAAATGGCCAGGGTGAATGAAACACTTGACTTTTTGGGCATCCAATCATTATCGCAAGCCAAACCGGCCATGTTGTCAGGCGGTGAACAACAGCGTGTGGCACTGGCCCGTGCCTTGGTGACGCGTCCGCAACTTCTCTTGCTTGATGAACCGCTTTCCGCGCTTGATATTTCGACGCGTTCGTTTGTCAGGACGGAACTGAAAGAAATCCTGCGCAAACTGTCGATCCCAACGATTATTGTCACACATGACTATGAGGATGCGCGTGTTTTGGCGGATCGGATTGCAGTCATGGACCATGGTGAGATTCTCCAGTCAGGAACCGACAGGGAGATTTCAGAGTATCCGGCCAGCTCTTTCGTAGCGGAATTTACCGGCACCAATCTGCTGCCCGTTCCTGCCCGTGCCACCACCAATCATCCGGATTCCGCAAAAGAAACGCATGCCGCGTTTCATCCCTGGTCGGTGGCAGTCAGTTTTCAACCGACGGCAAGCGGCTATGAATGGCAAGGGAAGATTTCCGATATCACCCGGTTTGGAGGATATGCCCGGTTGCATATCGAGGGCTCGGAACCGTTTTTTGCCGATATACAGGCGGATCAGTTGAACAGCAGGGGTTATCAACCGGGCGATACGGTACACGTAACCGTACATCCGGATCATGTACGCCTGGTGACGCCTTCCTTATCTTCCTTCTCCCGTTCCAACGGGAATGGTGATGCGCAAACCGCGAATGCCAAAATCGCGCCAAAAGGTCGCAAACGCCTGATCGCCTCCTTATTGGGACTGGTGGCAGCAGTCGTTTTTGTGGCCGGTTTTGGATTGTTTTCCGCAAAATCGGGCAACAGCAGCCATCAGATCCACATGGTGGCGTTTGTGGCGGCCAATGCCACCGACCCGTTCAACGAAACGATTGTCGCATTCAAAAATCAGCACCCCGGATTGCAATTGGAAGCTACTTACGCAGGTACACAGGTGCTGCGAACACAGTTGGAAAACGGCGCAAAAGCAGATCTTTTCCTGTCAGCCGATCAGGATCATATACAGGCCGTCCAAAATGAAGGATTAATTGACCGGTATGACCCGGTTTCACGCGGACATGAAGTGATCGTCGTTCCGAGAAGCAATCCGGCAGGAATTCATTCCTTGCAAGATTTGGCGACAAAACCGTCAAAATTGATCATCGGGACGGATTCTGTACCGATCGGCAAATATACCAGGCAAGTGTTTGAGAAGGCGAGCCAACAGGATCTGGGGCCGCAGTTTCCGAAAGAAGTGATGTCGCATGTGGTCTCCATGGAGTCAAATGTCAAACAGGTGCTGCAAAAAGTAGCCTTGGGCGAGGCGGACGCGGGAATTGTCTATCGTACGGATGTAACGCCAAATTTTGCAGATAAGCTGGACATCATTGAAATCCCGCCACGCTACAATGTGGCTGCGACAAACTATATCGCGGTCATGAAAAATACGCCCAATCCTGAATTGGCGAATGAACTGAAGAAATTCATGCTGTCGGAAGAAGGCCAGAAATTGTTTCAAAAATACGGGTACGACAACCTGAAATAA
- the ku gene encoding non-homologous end joining protein Ku, which produces MRSMWKGSISFGLVNIPVSLFKATEDHSTSFRNLHEYCKHPIQYKKWCPVCDREVEAKEIIRGYEYAPGNYVLITDEDLDQLPLPTLKTIEILHFTDKDSIDPIFYEKAYYLGPGEYGAKPYKLLYEAMRQTNKAAVAKVAFRTSEHLAVIRLHQHALVMSMIHYPAEVRAVSEVPGIENLTGMEVSENELQMAVRLIEEISSQFRTDYQSNYEAALKELIAAKVQNAEIDQPQAAPASNVVDLMEALKRSLAATDKETKTAASDRRAQNPKAVETDEQPKRRRRKVTS; this is translated from the coding sequence ATGCGATCGATGTGGAAAGGGAGCATCAGTTTCGGGCTGGTAAACATTCCGGTCAGTCTGTTCAAAGCAACGGAAGATCATTCCACAAGCTTCCGCAATCTTCATGAATACTGCAAACATCCAATACAATATAAAAAATGGTGCCCCGTATGTGACCGCGAGGTGGAAGCAAAGGAGATCATCCGCGGCTATGAGTACGCACCGGGCAACTATGTTCTTATAACGGATGAGGATCTTGACCAGCTTCCTCTGCCGACTTTAAAAACGATCGAGATTCTCCATTTTACGGACAAGGACAGCATTGACCCTATTTTTTATGAAAAGGCCTACTATTTGGGACCTGGCGAATATGGCGCAAAACCCTACAAGCTGCTGTATGAGGCGATGCGGCAAACCAACAAGGCAGCGGTTGCCAAAGTGGCTTTTCGAACCAGCGAGCACCTGGCCGTTATTCGCCTGCATCAACATGCGCTGGTCATGAGCATGATCCATTACCCGGCGGAAGTACGCGCGGTCAGTGAGGTCCCGGGAATTGAAAATCTGACAGGGATGGAGGTCAGTGAAAACGAACTGCAGATGGCCGTCCGTTTGATTGAGGAAATCAGCAGTCAGTTCCGCACTGATTATCAAAGCAATTATGAAGCCGCATTAAAGGAATTGATCGCAGCAAAAGTTCAAAATGCGGAAATAGACCAGCCACAAGCCGCGCCCGCCAGCAACGTAGTGGATTTGATGGAAGCATTAAAGCGGAGCTTAGCCGCAACGGATAAGGAAACAAAGACAGCAGCTTCCGACCGTAGAGCTCAAAATCCGAAGGCGGTTGAAACGGACGAGCAACCCAAACGGAGGCGGCGGAAAGTCACCAGCTAA
- a CDS encoding DsrE family protein yields the protein MRNKIVLLLSDQLGQGDRGLGQTVLETFFVLLKQQEEKPAAVFCMNRGVYALTDQSLASVHLKELADAGVPVLACKTCVEFYQLADQLTVGEISGMNYFLELAGKHEVLTIS from the coding sequence ATGCGAAACAAAATAGTTCTGCTGCTTTCCGATCAACTGGGACAAGGGGATCGTGGGCTGGGACAAACCGTGTTGGAAACTTTTTTTGTGCTTCTGAAACAGCAGGAAGAAAAACCGGCCGCCGTATTCTGTATGAATCGGGGGGTGTATGCTCTTACCGATCAGTCATTGGCCTCTGTTCACTTAAAGGAACTGGCTGATGCAGGAGTTCCCGTGCTGGCCTGCAAAACCTGCGTGGAGTTTTATCAGTTGGCGGATCAACTGACGGTCGGGGAAATTTCGGGGATGAATTATTTTCTTGAATTGGCAGGGAAACACGAGGTTCTGACCATTTCCTGA
- the sda gene encoding sporulation histidine kinase inhibitor Sda, translating to MNKVIAMLKQLTDHTLLDCYEKSLELNLDDEFVQYLLEEIYRRGLQNAIELLPT from the coding sequence GTGAATAAGGTGATCGCTATGCTGAAACAACTCACGGATCACACGTTGCTGGACTGTTATGAAAAATCGTTGGAACTGAATTTGGATGATGAGTTTGTGCAATATTTGCTGGAAGAAATTTATCGGCGCGGATTGCAGAATGCAATTGAACTACTGCCAACCTGA
- a CDS encoding ABC transporter permease, translating to MGLVGRNGHIPLYIMIFLIICYLLLPLISVFISKDPAFLLEKLHSDLSFKALSLSLQTTVVAMIVIVVFATPLAYLLAKSNFRGKKVLEVALQMPVVAPSAVVGVGLLLVFGQKGLLGSTFSLFGFSIPFTRIAVVMAQVFMAAPFFITTARQAFEAVDNQLLDVSRTLGVAPWRTFWRVTVPLALPGLLTGIALGWARALGEFGATMMFAGNLPGKTQTLPLAIYTAMESDADVAVAISALLLTVSFLLLLLVSFIDRRMRQTVSAR from the coding sequence GTGGGCTTGGTAGGAAGAAATGGCCACATCCCGTTATATATAATGATCTTCCTGATCATATGTTATTTGCTGTTGCCTCTGATTTCCGTTTTTATATCAAAAGATCCTGCATTTTTGCTAGAGAAGTTGCATAGCGATCTGTCTTTTAAAGCGCTTTCTCTCAGCCTGCAGACCACTGTCGTGGCGATGATTGTGATTGTGGTATTCGCGACACCGCTTGCTTATTTGTTGGCCAAAAGCAATTTTCGCGGTAAAAAGGTACTGGAAGTAGCTCTGCAAATGCCAGTCGTGGCGCCATCTGCCGTTGTCGGGGTAGGCCTTTTGCTTGTATTCGGGCAAAAAGGGCTGCTCGGCAGCACGTTCTCCTTGTTCGGTTTTTCTATTCCGTTTACTCGCATCGCAGTGGTAATGGCGCAAGTTTTTATGGCGGCTCCGTTTTTTATTACGACTGCCAGGCAGGCGTTTGAAGCGGTAGACAATCAATTGCTGGACGTGTCAAGGACGCTTGGCGTTGCCCCTTGGCGAACTTTTTGGCGGGTAACGGTGCCGCTTGCCCTGCCCGGATTACTGACTGGAATTGCGCTCGGCTGGGCAAGAGCGTTGGGGGAATTCGGGGCTACCATGATGTTTGCCGGAAATTTGCCGGGCAAAACGCAGACGCTGCCGCTCGCCATCTATACGGCTATGGAATCGGACGCCGATGTAGCGGTTGCCATTTCTGCCTTGTTGTTGACCGTATCATTCTTGTTGCTTTTATTGGTCAGCTTCATTGACAGACGGATGCGGCAGACAGTGTCGGCCCGTTAG
- a CDS encoding sigma-54-dependent Fis family transcriptional regulator, whose protein sequence is MNVTQSWQQFVLNRETRVNVRKEILDSWQRCRQLGISHELDQVASHISSDEFIKRREKNEVLLAAAVPVMEELYNHLKGGGYLLLLADADGYLIEMMADAKAQQICDRGGISPGARWMEDNVGSTGLSIALRTRTAMATSATEHFCTAFRIWDCSACPIYVDGEFMGVFDVCRVGPGNDIRELFTLAVSGARAVAERLRYERNRIREEILSEILLHSWDINLQSTGILSFDKWGKIIHKNKLASEFIHLLQQENQRLNPSSQTKEHHVIYQMKSHSEETAEIFLQGQRYLLESKQLTKQDQNLATVVLVTPETQKKITYPVAKPSQEEQSEVHAAFKTKNPLFKKTLHVAAKAARSQACILIQGESGTGKDFMARAIHRESSRRSKPFIALNCASLPKELIASELFGYAPGAFTGAKQQGNPGKIEAANGGTLFLDEIADMPLELQAVFLRALEEKQITRVGSTTPIPVDVRFVAASHKDLWLLVEKGEFRQDLFYRLNVFTVHIPPLRERPEDLELLINQMLSASCEQAWRNIITFTPEAMELFLHYAWPGNLRELRNVIERITYLHEQDQFDARHVQEFLDFGETAKIKMSERERIELALKIANGNRVQAARQLNISRSALYRKLEKYSM, encoded by the coding sequence TTGAACGTTACGCAATCCTGGCAGCAGTTTGTGCTTAACAGAGAAACCCGCGTGAATGTTCGTAAGGAAATCTTGGATTCATGGCAAAGGTGCAGGCAGTTAGGTATTTCTCATGAATTGGATCAGGTTGCTTCTCACATCAGTAGTGATGAGTTCATCAAGAGACGTGAAAAAAACGAAGTTCTATTGGCGGCTGCTGTTCCAGTGATGGAAGAACTGTACAACCATTTAAAGGGTGGTGGTTACCTGCTCCTTCTCGCCGATGCGGATGGGTATTTGATCGAAATGATGGCGGATGCGAAGGCGCAGCAAATATGCGATCGTGGAGGCATTTCTCCCGGTGCAAGATGGATGGAGGATAATGTTGGGTCCACCGGACTTTCCATAGCCCTGAGGACTCGCACCGCTATGGCCACATCAGCCACGGAACATTTTTGTACCGCCTTTCGTATATGGGATTGCTCAGCCTGCCCAATATATGTAGATGGAGAATTTATGGGGGTGTTCGACGTATGTCGGGTGGGTCCGGGAAATGACATACGTGAACTGTTCACGTTAGCGGTCTCAGGAGCACGGGCTGTGGCAGAAAGATTACGTTATGAGAGAAACAGAATAAGGGAAGAGATATTATCCGAAATTCTCTTACATTCTTGGGATATCAATTTGCAGTCCACAGGCATTCTTTCCTTCGACAAATGGGGAAAGATTATACATAAGAATAAACTGGCTTCCGAGTTTATCCATCTGCTCCAGCAGGAAAATCAAAGATTAAACCCTTCTTCACAGACCAAGGAACATCACGTAATCTACCAAATGAAAAGCCATTCGGAAGAAACAGCGGAGATCTTCCTGCAAGGACAGAGATACCTGCTTGAATCTAAACAATTAACGAAACAGGATCAAAACTTGGCCACGGTTGTTTTGGTCACGCCCGAAACGCAAAAGAAAATCACCTATCCTGTGGCAAAACCTTCACAAGAAGAACAATCCGAAGTGCATGCTGCCTTTAAAACGAAGAATCCTCTCTTTAAGAAAACGTTGCATGTAGCTGCAAAAGCTGCCAGGAGTCAGGCATGCATTCTTATCCAAGGGGAAAGCGGCACGGGTAAAGATTTTATGGCCAGAGCGATACACCGCGAAAGCAGCAGGCGAAGTAAACCTTTTATTGCTCTAAACTGTGCCTCTTTGCCAAAAGAATTAATTGCTTCTGAACTTTTTGGTTATGCACCGGGAGCCTTTACCGGGGCCAAACAGCAGGGAAACCCCGGAAAAATTGAAGCAGCGAATGGAGGCACTTTGTTTTTGGATGAAATTGCAGACATGCCTCTCGAACTGCAGGCTGTGTTTCTTCGTGCTCTGGAGGAAAAACAAATCACGAGAGTAGGAAGCACAACTCCCATTCCTGTGGATGTACGTTTTGTCGCCGCTTCCCACAAGGATTTGTGGCTATTGGTAGAAAAAGGGGAGTTCCGGCAAGACCTGTTCTATCGTCTCAATGTATTTACTGTTCACATTCCCCCGTTACGAGAACGGCCGGAAGATTTGGAACTGTTGATTAATCAGATGCTTTCCGCATCTTGTGAACAAGCGTGGCGTAATATTATCACGTTTACTCCAGAAGCCATGGAACTCTTTCTACACTATGCATGGCCCGGTAACTTACGTGAGCTTCGGAATGTCATCGAGAGAATTACATACCTTCATGAACAGGATCAGTTTGATGCTCGTCATGTACAAGAGTTTTTGGATTTTGGTGAAACAGCCAAGATAAAAATGAGTGAACGGGAACGTATTGAATTGGCTTTAAAAATTGCCAATGGTAATCGTGTTCAAGCTGCCAGACAACTGAATATCTCACGAAGCGCTTTATATCGTAAATTGGAGAAATACAGTATGTAA
- a CDS encoding transposase, with protein MILDNHSAHTSKETRAYLETVPNRFEFVFAPKHASWLNVIEAFFSKMSRSVLRHIRVHSKEELKQRIELYLKEVNENPIPFRWKYGLESFAQ; from the coding sequence ATTATCTTGGATAACCACTCTGCCCACACCTCCAAAGAAACTCGAGCATACTTGGAAACCGTGCCTAATCGCTTTGAATTTGTGTTCGCTCCCAAGCACGCCTCTTGGCTCAACGTGATCGAGGCCTTTTTTTCGAAGATGAGCAGAAGTGTTTTACGCCATATACGTGTACACTCCAAAGAAGAACTGAAGCAACGTATTGAGCTTTATCTTAAAGAAGTAAACGAAAATCCGATCCCTTTTCGTTGGAAGTATGGACTTGAGTCTTTCGCTCAATAA